One window from the genome of [Clostridium] celerecrescens 18A encodes:
- a CDS encoding glycosyltransferase — MRIIIFGTGKMYEHYKHELSKLPIIAFLDNDPNKQGAVFDGVIIESPANIHQYSYDYIVIMSIHHKEMREQLLREGVSDSRIIDIEHKGFLENLYEIKYFCKKKRQNNRKSILLCSHDFCLTGAPLVLYYAASLLKDYYNVSVFSKLDGPLKYDFLELGISVVICNDISADNLEIYKFFDEFDLLFVNTLIFSSNINEMATLNKPVLWWLHEDKDVYDSLGISGMKYILNENIYPYSVSTCVDTAFYQSYNAEIKRMRYGIPYESNKYESKVEGKFIFAIIGSVGKRKAQEIFVEATKKISSVKNCVEYWIIGEIGERDRRRFEKLKDVRVFGGLSHEQVMELYSDIDVIVCPSLYDPLPVVLTEGMMLKKVCIMSESTGTAEIVEPYKNGLICKSGDADDLAEKMLWVINNKEKLSDIREGAYHIYKDYFSLNQFKNNLMNNINDLLSMAGK; from the coding sequence ATGAGAATAATAATATTTGGTACTGGTAAAATGTATGAACACTATAAGCATGAACTTTCTAAGCTTCCGATCATCGCTTTTTTAGATAACGATCCAAATAAGCAAGGAGCGGTTTTTGATGGTGTTATCATTGAATCTCCAGCCAACATTCATCAATATAGTTATGATTATATAGTTATAATGAGTATCCACCATAAGGAAATGAGGGAACAGCTATTACGTGAGGGAGTTTCAGATTCTCGTATTATCGATATAGAGCACAAAGGATTTTTAGAAAATCTATATGAAATAAAGTATTTCTGCAAGAAAAAAAGACAGAACAATAGAAAAAGTATCTTATTGTGTTCACACGACTTTTGCCTGACAGGGGCGCCTCTGGTACTTTATTATGCGGCATCCTTGCTTAAGGATTATTATAACGTTTCTGTTTTTTCAAAGTTGGATGGGCCATTAAAATACGATTTTCTGGAATTGGGTATTTCTGTTGTAATATGCAATGATATATCTGCTGACAATTTGGAGATATATAAATTTTTTGATGAATTTGATTTATTGTTTGTAAATACGCTTATATTTTCCTCCAATATAAATGAGATGGCAACATTGAATAAGCCAGTCTTGTGGTGGCTGCATGAGGATAAGGATGTTTATGACAGTTTAGGAATAAGTGGAATGAAGTATATATTGAATGAAAATATTTATCCTTATTCAGTCAGTACGTGTGTGGATACTGCATTTTATCAGAGTTATAATGCGGAAATAAAAAGGATGAGATACGGAATCCCTTATGAAAGCAATAAGTATGAGAGTAAGGTGGAAGGTAAGTTTATTTTTGCAATCATAGGATCTGTTGGGAAAAGGAAGGCACAGGAGATCTTTGTAGAAGCAACAAAAAAGATATCATCGGTTAAAAATTGCGTTGAATATTGGATAATCGGAGAGATTGGAGAACGTGATAGAAGACGGTTTGAAAAATTAAAAGATGTAAGAGTATTTGGTGGACTAAGTCATGAGCAGGTAATGGAACTATATTCAGATATTGATGTAATCGTATGTCCTTCTTTATATGACCCACTTCCTGTAGTATTGACGGAGGGAATGATGCTGAAGAAGGTATGCATTATGTCTGAATCGACAGGAACTGCCGAGATCGTAGAGCCTTATAAAAACGGTTTAATTTGCAAGTCAGGAGATGCTGATGATTTGGCAGAAAAGATGCTATGGGTTATTAATAATAAAGAGAAATTGTCTGATATTAGGGAAGGGGCATATCATATATATAAGGATTATTTTTCCTTAAATCAGTTTAAAAACAACTTGATGAATAATATAAATGATTTGTTGAGTATGGCAGGTAAGTAA
- a CDS encoding glycosyltransferase family 2 protein produces the protein MRDLLSVIITAYNVGQYLEQCIDSVLMQSYKNLEVIIVDDGSEDNSRMICDQFVFKDSRVKIIHKKNEGVIKARYDGVRNSKGDYVTFVDGDDWIAADMYERLMRRLLEHDAEFISSGIIRYYSENEKKIDVDLIEAGFYNHIQINEKLLPKMLWNFNSESFGMDPSLCTKIFVREKIYRLMKKLIQKNYIFHYGEDVAILYPYILNIKSMVVVDEQYYFHRQRNRDLLASYIIDEEYFEKLFMLYQHLKEVFSHASLELGKQLEYFYMHSVSIRKKYYNDITEKVKYIFPFDKVSKGSKIILYGAGVVGSTYFHQIKKINYCEVILWVDKNSLSYRNKGYEIKDVDDILNVEYDYIVLCNSVKNIFDQIKIELIKMGVSEAKIV, from the coding sequence ATGAGAGACTTGTTAAGTGTCATTATTACGGCTTATAATGTAGGACAATATCTGGAACAATGTATTGACAGTGTTTTGATGCAAAGTTATAAAAATCTGGAAGTTATAATTGTTGATGATGGTTCAGAAGATAACAGCAGAATGATTTGCGACCAATTTGTATTCAAGGATTCCAGGGTAAAGATTATACATAAAAAAAATGAAGGAGTAATAAAGGCAAGATATGATGGAGTTAGAAATTCAAAGGGAGACTATGTAACATTTGTAGATGGTGATGATTGGATCGCAGCGGATATGTATGAGCGATTAATGAGAAGATTACTGGAGCATGATGCCGAATTCATATCATCAGGGATAATCAGATATTATTCAGAAAATGAAAAAAAGATAGATGTTGATCTAATAGAAGCTGGTTTTTATAATCATATTCAAATCAATGAAAAGTTACTTCCTAAAATGCTTTGGAATTTTAATTCTGAAAGTTTTGGTATGGATCCTTCCTTGTGCACCAAAATTTTTGTTAGAGAAAAGATATATCGTTTGATGAAAAAACTAATTCAAAAAAATTATATATTTCATTATGGTGAAGATGTAGCTATATTGTATCCGTATATTTTAAATATCAAATCCATGGTTGTCGTTGATGAACAATATTATTTTCATAGGCAAAGAAACCGAGATTTATTGGCAAGCTATATTATAGATGAGGAATATTTTGAAAAACTATTTATGTTGTACCAGCACTTGAAAGAGGTATTCTCCCACGCTTCTCTTGAACTGGGAAAACAGTTGGAATATTTTTATATGCATTCAGTAAGCATCAGAAAAAAATATTATAATGATATTACGGAAAAAGTTAAATACATTTTTCCGTTTGATAAGGTAAGTAAAGGAAGCAAAATCATTCTATATGGAGCCGGAGTAGTAGGAAGTACATATTTTCACCAGATAAAGAAAATTAATTATTGTGAAGTCATTTTATGGGTGGATAAAAACAGTCTGTCATATAGAAATAAAGGATATGAAATAAAAGATGTGGATGATATTTTAAATGTAGAATATGATTACATTGTTTTGTGTAACTCAGTTAAGAATATTTTTGATCAAATTAAGATAGAACTGATAAAAATGGGAGTTAGCGAAGCAAAGATAGTATAA
- a CDS encoding glycosyltransferase family 4 protein, whose product MRIIVFGIGAFFINRQDVLLKEEIIAFVDNDKNKWDKMFYNIPIISPCHIKEFSYDKIIVMSRDKKKIKMQLMNELGIDEMFIMDFEKYCEHSVKERKLCELIMHYKRNHFYLSNNTKRILIITNELTYNGGSLTAFYAALALTQKGFNAVIVARKGEGRLINEIISKGVTVFIQELVDYCTWEQICWIEQFDYVIVNTLQQWKIIKELICRKPVFWWIHESRIEYEYLDKGIIENTDNMNIETYVVSDVALRIFRQYFNKINANILPYGIPDKGLGNTQLTMKDKVVFAVIGRIESIKAQDIFLRAITQLTKEELNESEFWLIGACPPENQYGIPVLKLVETIPEVKWLGELSREEIEKIYKDIDVVVVPSRQDSLPIVVTEAFMYGKIGIVSNVIGTVKYIEDKENGLIFESENVTDLTRKMSWVLNNKDQLNSISGKARQTYEKYFTMKVFGDRLETIIGDLQ is encoded by the coding sequence ATGAGAATAATTGTTTTTGGTATTGGAGCTTTTTTCATAAACCGACAAGACGTATTATTAAAGGAAGAAATTATTGCGTTTGTTGATAATGATAAAAATAAGTGGGATAAAATGTTTTATAATATTCCAATTATTTCTCCTTGCCATATAAAAGAATTCTCTTATGACAAGATTATTGTTATGAGTAGAGATAAGAAAAAGATAAAAATGCAATTGATGAATGAATTAGGAATTGATGAGATGTTTATAATGGATTTTGAAAAATATTGTGAACATTCTGTAAAAGAAAGAAAATTATGTGAACTGATAATGCATTACAAAAGAAATCATTTTTATTTAAGCAATAATACAAAAAGGATTCTTATTATTACTAATGAATTAACCTATAATGGAGGTTCATTAACTGCTTTTTATGCAGCTTTGGCTTTAACACAAAAAGGATTTAATGCTGTTATTGTTGCAAGGAAAGGGGAGGGGCGCTTAATTAATGAAATAATAAGTAAGGGCGTTACTGTATTCATCCAGGAGTTGGTAGATTATTGTACATGGGAACAAATATGCTGGATAGAGCAATTCGATTATGTTATTGTAAATACTCTTCAACAATGGAAAATTATAAAAGAATTAATTTGTAGAAAGCCTGTTTTCTGGTGGATTCATGAATCAAGAATTGAGTATGAATATCTAGATAAGGGGATTATAGAAAATACGGATAATATGAATATAGAAACATATGTTGTAAGCGATGTAGCGCTTCGTATATTTCGCCAATATTTTAATAAGATAAACGCAAATATACTACCTTACGGAATACCAGATAAAGGCCTTGGAAACACTCAGCTTACTATGAAGGACAAGGTAGTATTCGCTGTGATTGGACGCATTGAGTCCATTAAAGCACAAGATATTTTTTTGCGGGCGATTACTCAGCTCACCAAAGAAGAACTTAATGAGTCGGAGTTTTGGTTGATCGGTGCCTGCCCACCAGAAAATCAATATGGAATACCTGTCTTGAAACTAGTGGAAACAATACCAGAAGTTAAATGGTTAGGAGAATTGAGTCGTGAGGAAATTGAAAAGATATATAAAGACATTGATGTTGTAGTTGTTCCATCTCGTCAAGATTCACTGCCAATAGTGGTTACAGAAGCCTTTATGTATGGAAAAATTGGAATTGTCTCTAATGTAATAGGAACAGTAAAATATATAGAAGATAAAGAAAATGGACTTATTTTTGAAAGTGAAAACGTGACAGATTTGACAAGAAAAATGTCTTGGGTATTAAATAATAAGGATCAGTTAAATTCTATAAGTGGAAAAGCAAGACAAACATATGAAAAGTATTTTACTATGAAAGTCTTTGGCGATAGGCTTGAAACAATCATAGGAGATTTGCAGTAG
- a CDS encoding glycosyltransferase family 2 protein — protein MNKISLIIPVYNTAEYLPRCLDSALNQTYKNMEYLCIDDGSTDGSERILDEYAAMDERIKVVHKKNGGESSARNVGLEMATGDYIGFMDCDDWIEKDMYETLLKIQQETKVDMVASGYFEEVNGKCIEMKNQLFIKDEIFGRNKLFQYIYMRDYYKAFSANLWCKLFNKKVFFNGCEKIIFDEEQKLGGDILFFAQLAANCKSIYYINRSFYHYNIRYNSTWHAKNLPVRVQIFSAYEKLLNFVEQNEIEPEMYIWIRRFFAYHAKLVAEIAFEQNNREVLLNSQEIMGKYREDYINTNKEYPDRIKEFEKVKKLHL, from the coding sequence ATGAATAAGATATCGTTAATAATACCTGTTTATAATACTGCTGAGTATCTACCCAGATGTTTGGATAGTGCTCTTAACCAAACCTACAAAAACATGGAATATTTATGCATTGATGATGGTTCTACAGATGGCAGCGAAAGAATTTTGGATGAATATGCTGCAATGGATGAACGGATAAAAGTAGTACATAAAAAAAATGGCGGTGAAAGCAGCGCAAGAAATGTGGGATTAGAAATGGCTACAGGTGATTACATAGGATTTATGGATTGTGATGACTGGATAGAAAAAGATATGTATGAAACGTTGTTAAAAATTCAACAAGAAACAAAGGTAGATATGGTAGCTTCTGGGTATTTTGAAGAAGTAAATGGTAAATGTATCGAAATGAAGAACCAATTATTCATAAAGGATGAAATATTTGGGAGAAATAAATTATTTCAATATATTTACATGCGAGATTATTATAAAGCATTTTCAGCAAATTTGTGGTGTAAGCTTTTTAACAAGAAAGTTTTTTTTAATGGATGTGAAAAAATAATTTTTGATGAAGAGCAGAAGCTGGGAGGAGACATTTTATTTTTTGCACAACTGGCTGCAAATTGTAAAAGTATATATTATATTAATCGTAGTTTTTATCACTATAATATAAGATACAATTCAACTTGGCATGCAAAAAATTTGCCAGTACGTGTTCAGATATTTAGTGCTTATGAAAAATTATTAAATTTTGTTGAGCAAAACGAGATAGAACCAGAAATGTATATATGGATAAGACGTTTTTTTGCATATCATGCAAAATTAGTGGCAGAAATTGCCTTTGAGCAGAACAATAGAGAGGTTTTGCTTAACAGTCAAGAGATTATGGGAAAGTATAGAGAGGATTACATTAATACTAATAAAGAGTATCCCGATAGAATTAAGGAATTTGAAAAAGTAAAAAAGTTACATTTATAA
- a CDS encoding carbamoyltransferase family protein, protein MNILGISALYHDSAAALCCEGEILAAVQEERFTRKKADSSIPINAIQYCLAQMKGELDAVIYYDNPLLTLDRWLQNCIAVSPDSDKIIQKSFESIYGQKIWIHELLKEAIGDLGKKGNLLVCEHHMSHAASAFYPSPFEDAAILTLDGVGEWATSTIGLGKGKEITILEQMNYPNSLGLLYSAITYFCGFKVNSGEYKLMGLAPYGNPIYYNKIMENLISMNEDGSFQLNTEYFSFMKDVVMTGEAFEELFEIKRRQPESIITKEYMDIAASIQKVTEEIILKMARYAKKLTSSKNLTLAGGTALNCVANGKLLKEKIFENIWVQPAAGDAGGALGAALVGTYQYFGLDRKVDKIDSQKGSYLGPDYKNDEIKKYLDKNTICYHYMDSKKLFDYTAKALVDDKVIGIFNGKMEFGPRALGARSIIANPMSEKMQSKLNLKIKFRESFRPFAPAVLEEKVQEYFEIDVASPYMLFTAPVVNKLRKRKKNNLETELINYDNNMLGIINQIRSTIPAVTHVDYSARIQTVSKKTNPFFHQIITEFQKLTGCGMVVNTSFNVRGEPIVCTPHDAFKCFMRTDMDILVLENFVLIKEEQPEFEEKEDWRSMYELD, encoded by the coding sequence ATGAATATTTTAGGAATATCAGCATTATATCATGATAGTGCAGCAGCCTTATGCTGTGAAGGAGAAATACTTGCTGCGGTCCAGGAAGAACGCTTTACGAGGAAGAAGGCGGATTCGTCCATACCAATCAACGCAATACAGTATTGTTTGGCACAGATGAAGGGAGAATTAGATGCTGTTATATACTATGATAATCCATTGCTTACATTAGACAGGTGGTTGCAAAATTGTATTGCTGTAAGTCCTGATAGTGATAAAATCATACAAAAATCTTTTGAATCTATATATGGACAGAAAATATGGATACATGAATTATTAAAAGAGGCAATAGGCGATCTTGGAAAAAAAGGTAATCTTTTAGTTTGTGAACATCATATGTCTCATGCAGCTTCCGCATTTTATCCTTCTCCATTTGAAGATGCTGCCATTTTAACACTGGATGGTGTTGGCGAGTGGGCAACATCTACTATAGGATTAGGTAAAGGCAAGGAAATAACCATTTTGGAACAGATGAATTATCCTAATTCTCTAGGTCTTTTATATAGTGCTATTACTTATTTTTGTGGTTTTAAGGTAAATTCAGGTGAGTATAAGCTAATGGGTCTGGCTCCATATGGAAATCCGATATATTATAATAAAATAATGGAAAACCTAATTTCTATGAATGAAGACGGATCTTTTCAGCTTAATACGGAATATTTTTCATTTATGAAAGATGTAGTAATGACTGGAGAAGCTTTTGAAGAATTATTTGAAATAAAACGACGTCAACCAGAAAGTATTATAACAAAGGAATATATGGATATAGCAGCCTCAATTCAAAAAGTAACGGAAGAAATTATCTTAAAAATGGCTAGGTATGCAAAAAAATTAACTAGCTCAAAAAATCTAACGTTGGCTGGCGGTACCGCTTTAAATTGTGTAGCAAATGGAAAATTATTAAAGGAAAAGATTTTTGAAAATATATGGGTACAACCGGCTGCAGGAGATGCAGGAGGTGCTTTAGGTGCAGCACTAGTTGGTACTTATCAATATTTTGGTTTGGATAGAAAAGTAGATAAAATTGATAGTCAAAAAGGATCCTACTTAGGTCCAGACTATAAAAATGATGAAATTAAGAAATATTTAGACAAAAATACCATTTGTTATCATTACATGGATAGCAAAAAATTGTTTGATTATACTGCTAAAGCATTGGTAGATGATAAAGTAATTGGTATATTTAACGGCAAGATGGAATTTGGACCGAGAGCTTTAGGGGCAAGAAGTATTATTGCTAATCCTATGTCAGAAAAAATGCAATCAAAATTAAATCTAAAAATAAAGTTTAGAGAATCATTTAGACCATTCGCCCCGGCAGTATTAGAAGAAAAAGTACAAGAATATTTTGAAATTGATGTGGCTAGCCCATATATGCTGTTTACGGCCCCGGTTGTAAATAAATTGAGAAAAAGAAAAAAGAATAATTTAGAAACAGAACTTATTAACTATGATAATAATATGTTGGGAATAATAAACCAAATACGTTCTACGATACCTGCTGTTACACATGTGGATTATAGTGCAAGAATTCAGACTGTTTCAAAAAAAACAAATCCATTTTTCCATCAAATTATAACAGAATTCCAGAAGCTTACAGGTTGTGGTATGGTGGTTAATACCTCTTTTAATGTCAGAGGAGAGCCAATAGTATGTACTCCTCATGATGCTTTCAAATGTTTTATGCGGACAGATATGGATATTTTGGTTTTGGAAAACTTCGTTTTGATTAAGGAGGAACAGCCTGAATTTGAGGAAAAAGAAGATTGGAGGAGTATGTATGAGCTTGATTAG
- a CDS encoding glycoside hydrolase family 99-like domain-containing protein: MMKDIKTIAMYLPQFHRTPVNDQWWGEGFTEWTAAKGADRLFEGHYQPREPLNDNYYDLLQKRTMKWQADLALKYGLDGFCFYHYYFKDGRKVLEKPAENLLNWKDVDMPFCFCWDNTSWARSWSKLGDKFTWFEKEKERYPEGDGILLEQKYGREKEWEDHFKYLLPFFQDSRYIKIDNKPVFLVYKTDEMACFTEMIDYWRKLAEKENLGGIFVLGINSSKEKIGMDGVLFSGPGAYWNPIISSNHLECEYKNGVKCFDYKTIWNNVMIAGGKKGLKTYFGGFVDYDDTPRRGGQGVAFINTSVEIFQEYLYKLAQKNLSLKNEFLFINAFNEWGEGMYLEPDKKRGYAFLEALKSVKEKLRVDTQEEKVELTSVGIVDKGIPGNMEDINADLWNRYNKFKEYYYLLHRWMQLKEDNINLSKYLMKHGYYQIAIYGLGVMGKHFMEELKQTEIRVLYAIDQNTQLVYPGIDIKSAAACLPQVDAIVVTATFDYDVIWTKLKEMVDYPVVSLAEILNEI, translated from the coding sequence ATGATGAAAGATATAAAAACGATTGCTATGTACTTACCACAGTTCCATAGGACACCTGTTAATGATCAGTGGTGGGGAGAAGGATTCACAGAATGGACAGCAGCAAAAGGTGCGGATAGGCTGTTCGAAGGGCATTACCAGCCAAGAGAGCCTTTAAACGATAATTATTATGATTTATTGCAGAAGAGAACTATGAAATGGCAAGCAGATTTAGCGTTAAAATATGGTTTGGATGGTTTTTGCTTTTACCATTATTACTTTAAGGATGGACGGAAGGTATTAGAAAAACCGGCAGAAAATTTATTGAATTGGAAAGATGTCGATATGCCTTTCTGTTTTTGTTGGGATAATACATCATGGGCACGGTCATGGAGTAAACTGGGAGATAAATTTACATGGTTTGAAAAAGAAAAGGAACGTTACCCCGAAGGGGATGGCATTTTATTAGAACAAAAATATGGGAGAGAGAAGGAATGGGAAGACCATTTTAAATATCTGCTTCCATTTTTTCAAGATAGCCGTTATATCAAAATAGACAATAAGCCTGTATTTTTAGTATACAAGACGGATGAGATGGCCTGTTTTACAGAAATGATTGATTACTGGAGAAAATTAGCTGAAAAAGAAAACCTGGGAGGTATTTTTGTTTTAGGAATAAATAGCAGTAAGGAAAAAATTGGAATGGATGGAGTCCTTTTTAGCGGTCCAGGTGCTTATTGGAATCCTATCATAAGTAGTAATCATTTAGAGTGTGAATATAAAAATGGTGTCAAATGCTTTGACTATAAAACCATATGGAATAATGTAATGATTGCTGGAGGGAAAAAAGGATTAAAAACGTATTTTGGGGGATTTGTAGATTATGATGATACGCCTAGAAGGGGAGGACAGGGAGTAGCTTTTATTAATACATCTGTTGAGATCTTTCAAGAATATCTTTATAAATTGGCTCAAAAGAATCTTTCACTTAAAAATGAATTCCTATTTATTAATGCTTTTAATGAATGGGGAGAGGGGATGTACCTTGAACCGGATAAGAAAAGAGGATATGCCTTTTTGGAAGCACTTAAATCCGTTAAGGAAAAATTAAGAGTAGATACTCAGGAGGAAAAAGTGGAATTAACATCGGTTGGGATAGTCGATAAAGGAATCCCCGGGAATATGGAAGATATAAACGCTGATTTGTGGAACCGATATAATAAGTTTAAAGAGTATTATTATTTGTTACATCGCTGGATGCAATTAAAGGAAGATAATATTAATCTTAGCAAGTATTTGATGAAGCATGGATATTATCAGATTGCCATTTATGGATTGGGTGTTATGGGCAAGCATTTTATGGAAGAATTGAAACAGACGGAAATTAGGGTATTATATGCCATTGATCAAAATACACAATTGGTATATCCAGGTATTGATATAAAAAGTGCGGCTGCTTGTTTACCTCAGGTTGATGCAATCGTTGTAACAGCGACGTTTGATTATGATGTAATTTGGACTAAGTTAAAAGAGATGGTAGATTACCCTGTAGTTTCACTGGCAGAAATATTGAATGAGATATGA
- a CDS encoding radical SAM protein, which yields MKWINKGHEFDSIYERICEKEKYLLFGAGDLGIKSYHILKEEINIVGFIDNDEKKRCSLEYDKPVISLAEVKWDEKLGIIITPGQMQRRSIYKELLSKGYHKNIDFFDLEEFLGIYFVYKYNKVYFYNISFLPSTVCNLKCEACLNFNALAKHYYTREWNNLIKDVDMFFSCVDNILLFHVSGGEPLLYPRIADLIDYIDKKYGNRIYQLRTVTNGTVIPSDHILEKLSKCNVDITVDDYREAVPQYNDNFDVLIQKLEKYGISYHTSKVDSWIDLAPLTTDYSNWTDVQLREHFDNCCHSWQELRDGKLFSCNYDSYATVAGINEEQDVEVFDLKTYTTEQSKALIEFRLGYNEKGYTNLCKHCRGFLTDDNISVPPARQVIGTVLNKL from the coding sequence ATGAAATGGATAAATAAAGGACACGAATTTGATAGCATATATGAAAGAATATGTGAAAAAGAAAAATATTTACTCTTTGGAGCGGGAGATTTAGGTATTAAAAGCTATCATATACTAAAGGAAGAAATAAACATTGTAGGATTTATAGATAATGATGAAAAAAAACGCTGCAGTTTAGAATATGATAAACCAGTAATCTCATTGGCGGAAGTAAAATGGGATGAGAAATTAGGTATTATTATAACACCGGGCCAGATGCAGCGAAGAAGTATATATAAGGAACTGTTATCCAAAGGATATCATAAGAATATAGATTTTTTCGATCTGGAAGAATTTTTAGGAATTTACTTTGTTTATAAATATAATAAAGTATATTTTTATAACATATCCTTTCTTCCCAGTACAGTATGCAATTTAAAATGTGAGGCATGTTTGAATTTTAATGCTTTAGCGAAGCATTATTATACCCGTGAATGGAATAATTTAATTAAAGATGTTGATATGTTTTTTTCTTGTGTTGATAATATATTACTATTTCATGTAAGTGGTGGAGAACCATTATTATATCCTCGGATTGCGGATCTTATTGATTACATAGATAAAAAGTATGGTAATAGAATATATCAGCTCCGTACTGTTACAAATGGTACGGTAATTCCTTCGGATCATATTTTAGAAAAGTTAAGTAAGTGTAATGTTGATATCACCGTGGATGATTATAGAGAAGCAGTTCCTCAGTATAATGATAATTTTGATGTGCTTATTCAGAAGCTTGAAAAATATGGTATATCTTATCATACATCTAAAGTGGATAGCTGGATTGATTTAGCGCCTTTAACGACAGATTATTCTAATTGGACGGATGTGCAGCTACGAGAACATTTTGATAATTGTTGTCATTCTTGGCAAGAATTGAGGGATGGAAAATTATTTAGCTGTAATTATGATTCATATGCAACCGTAGCAGGTATTAATGAAGAACAAGATGTAGAGGTTTTTGATTTAAAAACATATACAACAGAACAAAGCAAAGCGTTAATTGAATTTCGCCTTGGATATAATGAAAAGGGGTATACCAATTTGTGTAAGCACTGTAGAGGTTTTTTGACAGATGATAATATATCGGTCCCTCCGGCAAGGCAGGTAATCGGTACAGTATTGAATAAATTATAG
- a CDS encoding TylF/MycF/NovP-related O-methyltransferase, translated as MKMEMKRKIILWGCGERAKRYIEFEYFKECDIVAIIDTYHIGELFEGIQVHGVESVKKLMNLADYLVIASTYFSEIYNTCLKMGLPREKLIITDNIQESIFGNSLELVKDLSSQLYKEMLLNQYKLIKINEKDSFDNNRLVGMGKYSKMEYMNDYFRYRTFEYIAEELLEENMVGDVAELGVFRGTFSSLINEKFRERKMFLFDTFEGFDKAEGEKEIALGRCDEIFLNYHTKTSEEQLLSQLPYPEHCVICKGLFPDSITVEAYNSKFIFVSIDVDFEDSIYAGLDFFYPRLVDRGVIYLHDYNTAKLHGVKKAVKRYERDNNLLMKSIPLADRAGTLVIIK; from the coding sequence ATGAAAATGGAGATGAAGAGAAAAATAATATTATGGGGGTGTGGTGAACGAGCTAAAAGATATATTGAATTTGAATATTTTAAAGAATGTGACATAGTAGCAATTATTGATACTTATCATATAGGAGAGTTGTTTGAGGGAATCCAGGTACACGGAGTAGAAAGTGTAAAGAAACTTATGAATCTAGCAGATTACTTAGTAATAGCTAGCACTTATTTTAGTGAAATATATAATACATGTTTAAAAATGGGATTACCTAGAGAAAAGTTGATTATTACTGATAATATACAAGAGAGTATATTTGGTAATAGCTTGGAATTAGTAAAAGATCTATCCTCTCAGCTATATAAGGAAATGTTATTAAATCAATATAAATTAATAAAAATTAATGAAAAAGATTCATTTGACAATAACAGACTGGTGGGTATGGGAAAATATTCAAAGATGGAGTATATGAATGACTATTTCCGATATAGAACATTTGAATATATTGCAGAAGAATTATTGGAAGAGAATATGGTTGGTGATGTGGCTGAACTAGGAGTTTTTAGGGGAACATTTTCTTCATTAATAAATGAAAAGTTCAGAGAACGTAAAATGTTTTTATTTGATACATTTGAGGGGTTCGATAAGGCAGAAGGTGAAAAAGAAATTGCACTTGGTAGGTGTGATGAAATATTTCTAAATTATCATACGAAAACTTCAGAGGAACAACTATTGTCGCAATTACCATACCCCGAGCATTGTGTAATCTGCAAAGGTTTATTTCCTGATTCTATTACAGTGGAAGCATATAATTCAAAATTTATATTTGTGTCTATCGATGTTGATTTTGAAGATTCTATTTATGCTGGATTAGATTTTTTTTATCCTAGATTAGTCGACAGAGGAGTAATTTATTTACATGATTATAATACGGCAAAATTGCATGGAGTAAAAAAAGCAGTAAAACGTTATGAACGTGATAATAATTTATTGATGAAAAGCATTCCTTTGGCAGATAGGGCAGGAACTTTGGTCATTATAAAATAA